In Cyprinus carpio isolate SPL01 chromosome A1, ASM1834038v1, whole genome shotgun sequence, the following proteins share a genomic window:
- the atp5pf gene encoding ATP synthase-coupling factor 6, mitochondrial, protein MALHRLFHLSSLLRSAVSVTLRRNIGLSAVVFNKARDLDPVQKLFLDKIREYNAKSKTAGGVFEAGPAYQKNLTEEMTKLQRLYGGGDLTKFPQFKFPEPQLEEVTAK, encoded by the exons ATGGCTCTTCATCGGCTCTTCCACCTTTCGTCCCTGTTGCGCTCGGCTGTGAGCGTGACGCTGCGCAGGAACATCGGTCTGTCTGCTGTCGTCTTCAACAAAGCCAGAGACCTGGATCCCGTGCAGAAGCTCTTCCTGGACAAGATCCGCGAGTACAACGCCAAGAGCAA GACCGCTGGCGGTGTGTTTGAAGCCGGTCCGGCCTATCAGAAGAACCTGACCGAAGAGATGACCAAACTCCAGCGCTTGTACGGAGGAGGAGATCTCACCAAATTCCCTCAGTTCAAATTCCCAG AACCCCAACTAGAGGAGGTGACGGCAAAATGA